In the genome of Triticum urartu cultivar G1812 chromosome 5, Tu2.1, whole genome shotgun sequence, one region contains:
- the LOC125506801 gene encoding pentatricopeptide repeat-containing protein At5g14770, mitochondrial-like, with protein MVRDGAKEVGSGHAKLGRSTTTPWQWRRHRTEEREEGRSKRRLPFGPSVPPPTPPPALTGRQWRLPSPPMAPPPQPPHPSFLCPLALALLRAGRLSAASHVASTLPAASPPAALLRRLIPALASAGLAAAAVRFRPVPGDPLSLNSTLLSHCALRSFRPALALLRSSESVDTVSYNVLISGLAEQGRHGGLAPALLAEMCKRGVPFDAVTVNTALVALCRDGQVEGAAALAEMMVRGGGIHRLDVVGWNALIDGYCKAGDMEAALAAAQRMKTQGVGVDVVGYNTLVAGLCRAGESDAARNMLETMKGDGVEPNVVTYTTFIAECCRTNAVDDAFSLYEEMVRMGVLPDVVTLSALVDGLCRAGRFSEAYALFREMEKIGAAPNHVTYCTLIDSLWKARRGNESHGLLAEVVSRGVVMDLVMYTSLMDWLGKQGKIDEVKDTFRCALSDNHTPNGVTYTVLIDAFCRAGNVDEAEQMLMEMEDKSVRPNVVTFSSIINGLSKQGLLDKATDYMRKMKERGIDPNVVTYGTVIDGFFKCQEQESALDLYHEMLCEGVEVNKFIVDLLVNGLRKNGKMEEAEALFRDMNKRGMLLDHVNYTTLIDGLFKMGNMPAAFKVGQELTERNLLPDAVVYNVFVNCLCMLGKSKEAESILKEMQTTGLKPDQVTYNTMITAQCREGKTAKALKLLHEMKRSSIKPNLITYSTLIAGLFEAGSVEKAKFLLNEMASSGFSPTSLTHRKVLQACSQSGRPNMILEIHEWMVNAGLSADITVYNTLLRVLCYHGMTRKATVVLQEMSGRGIAPDTITFNALILGHFKSTHVDNAFGTYDEMLRHGVSPNIATFNTLLGGLESAGRIGEADKVLNEMKRRGIEPSNLTYDILVTGYGKQSNKVEAMRLYCEMVAKGFLPKVSTYNALISDFVKVGMMSQAKELLNEMNKRGVPPTSCTYDILVCGWAKLRNGTEVRKLLKDMKDKGFSPSKGTLNSICRAFSKPGMTWEAQRLLKKLYKV; from the exons ATGGTCAGGGACGGCGCGAAGGAGGTTGGCAGTGGGCATGCCAAGCTTGGGCGCTCCACGACGACACCATGGCAGTGGAGGCGACATAGGACcgaggagagggaggaagggagaag TAAGCGGAGACTTCCTTTCGGCCCTAGCGTTCCTCCTCCGACCCCACCTCCCGCACTCACAGGCCGGCAGTGGAGGCTCCCCTCCCCTCCCATGGCGCCACCGCCCCAACCCCCCCACCCCTCATTCCTCTGCCCCCTCGCGCTCGCGCTCCTCCGCGCCGGCCGCCTCTCCGCGGCCTCCCACGTCGCCTCCACCCTTCCGGCCGCATCCCCTCCCGCggcgctcctccgccgcctcatCCCGGCCCTCGCCTCCGCgggcctcgccgccgccgccgtccgcttCCGCCCCGTCCCCGGCGACCCGCTCTCCCTCAACTCCACCCTCCTCTCCCACTGCGCCCTCCGCTCGTTCCGCCCCGCGCTGGCCCTCCTCCGCTCCTCCGAGTCCGTGGACACCGTCAGCTATAACGTCCTCATCTCGGGCCTCGCCGAGCAGGGCCGCCACGGGGGCCTCGCCCCGGCCCTGCTCGCCGAGATGTGCAAGCGCGGCGTCCCGTTCGACGCCGTCACCGTCAACACGGCGCTCGTGGCGCTCTGCAGGGATGGCCAGGTGGAGGGAGCGGCGGCGTTGGCTGAGATGATGGTGAGGGGCGGGGGAATCCACAGGCTGGATGTGGTGGGTTGGAATGCCCTCATTGATGGGTACTGTAAGGCGGGAGACATGGAGGCGGCGCTGGCAGCGGCCCAGAGGATGAAGACACAGGGGGTGGGAGTTGATGTGGTGGGGTACAATACCTTAGTTGCTGGGCTCTGCCGTGCCGGCGAGTCTGATGCTGCAAGGAACATGCTGGAGACAATGAAGGGGGACGGCGTGGAGCCGAACGTGGTGACATACACGACATTCATCGCTGAGTGTTGTAGGACGAATGCGGTTGATGATGCCTTCAGTCTGTATGAAGAAATGGTGAGGATGGGTGTCCTGCCGGATGTGGTCACACTCAGCGCTCTTGTTGATGGGCTTTGCAGGGCCGGGCGGTTCTCAGAAGCGTATGCACTTTTCAGGGAGATGGAGAAGATTGGGGCTGCGCCGAACCATGTCACCTATTGTACACTGATTGATTCACTGTGGAAGGCACGGAGGGGCAATGAGTCGCACGGTCTATTGGCGGAGGTGGTCTCCAGAGGCGTGGTCATGGATTTGGTCATGTATACATCTTTAATGGACTGGTTGGGCAAGCAAGGGAAGATCGATGAAGTGAAGGACACGTTTCGTTGTGCTCTGTCGGATAATCATACTCCCAATGGTGTCACTTATACCGTACTAATCGATGCATTCTGCAGAGCTGGTAATGTTGATGAGGCAGAGCAGATGTTGATGGAAATGGAGGATAAATCTGTTCGTCCAAATGTAGTTACATTCTCATCAATCATCAATGGTCTTAGTAAACAAGGATTGCTTGATAAGGCAACTGATTACATGAGGAAGATGAAGGAAAGGGGCATTGATCCAAATGTTGTGACCTATGGAACAGTTATCGATGGCTTCTTCAAGTGCCAGGAGCAAGAATCAGCTCTTGACTTGTACCATGAAATGCTGTGTGAGGGTGTGGAAGTTAATAAATTTATTGTTGATTTGCTGGTGAATGGTCTGAGGAAAAATGGGAAAATGGAGGAAGCTGAAGCGCTGTTTAGAGATATGAATAAACGTGGTATGCTACTAGACCATGTAAACTACACCACTTTGATAGACGGGCTCTTTAAAATGGGTAACATGCCGGCTGCTTTCAAAGTTGGTCAGGAGTTGACGGAGAGAAACTTGTTGCCTGATGCTGTTGTCTATAATGTGTTTGTCAATTGCCTTTGTATGCTTGGGAAATCTAAGGAAGCAGAATCAATTTTGAAAGAGATGCAAACTACAGGTTTGAAACCTGACCAAGTGACATATAACACTATGATCACTGCACAGTGCAGGGAAGGGAAGACTGCCAAAGCTCTAAAACTCCTCCATGAAATGAAGAGGAGTTCCATAAAGCCGAACCTCATCACATACAGTACACTTATTGCGGGTCTTTTTGAGGCTGGGTCTGTCGAGAAGGCGAAGTTTTTGTTAAATGAGATGGCTTCGTCTGGATTCTCTCCGACCTCTCTGACTCATCGAAAGGTGCTGCAAGCATGCTCTCAAAGCGGGAGACCAAACATGATTTTGGAAATTCATGAATGGATGGTGAATGCTGGGCTTTCTGCTGATATCACTGTCTATAATACACTTCTGCGTGTTTTGTGTTATCATGGAATGACAAGGAAAGCTACAGTTGTCTTGCAAGAGATGTCAGGAAGAGGAATTGCCCCAGACACCATCACATTCAATGCTCTAATTCTTGGTCATTTCAAGAGCACCCATGTAGACAATGCCTTTGGTACTTATGATGAGATGCTTCGCCATGGGGTCTCACCGAACATAGCTACATTCAACACGCTCTTGGGTGGGCTTGAGTCAGCTGGAAGAATTGGAGAAGCAGATAAGGTGCTGAATGAGATGAAGAGAAGGGGCATTGAGCCCAGCAATCTGACTTATGACATACTGGTCACAGGATAtggaaaacaaagcaacaaagtTGAAGCAATGCGGTTGTATTGTGAAATGGTGGCTAAAGGCTTTCTTCCAAAAGTAAGCACATACAATGCACTCATAAGCGACTTTGTTAAAGTTGGAATGATGAGTCAAGCTAAAGAGTTGCTCAACGAAATGAACAAGAGGGGTGTTCCACCCACATCCTGCACTTACGATATTCTTGTGTGTGGATGGGCAAAGCTTAGAAATGGTACAGAGGTGAGAAAATTGCTCAAAGATATGAAGGACAAAGGATTTAGTCCATCGAAGGGCACTCTTAATTCTATATGCAGAGCATTTTCAAAACCAGGGATGACCTGGGAAGCTCAGCGTTTACTTAAAAAGCTTTACAAGGTTTAG